From Toxotes jaculatrix isolate fToxJac2 chromosome 1, fToxJac2.pri, whole genome shotgun sequence, a single genomic window includes:
- the nfat5b gene encoding nuclear factor of activated T-cells 5 isoform X2 — protein sequence MSQKSGGEAGPPPSASLASDAMSSSMTMEGPRSAFSTSSSSTMHSGCSTSDQNPVHSNNVDLEDTRSSRVVPEVVGTESGNGNGSSGGTCRVSGELGGGRSVTSQEAQPHHQMTPSKRRTILNISPPPQDLFDDSRMSCQDEASLDSEQSNSIWMDDSLSNFSIMSTVSYNDNTEVPRKSRKRTPRQRPGPKSVPAGEASMDVFDADSAKGPHFVLSQLGPDSKMGPKGSSDDPQTANQKGGTLSMQYPQKSEGKDLKILVQPETQHRARYLTEGSRGSVKDRTQQGFPTVKLEGVNEPVVLQIFVGNDTGRVKPHGFYQACRVTGRNTTACKEVDIDGTTVIEVSLDPSTNMTLAVDCVGILKLRNTDVEARIGVAGSKKKSTRARLVFRVNIPRSDGSVLTLQTPSSPILCTQPAGVPEILKKSLHSCSARGGEEVFIIGKNFLKDTKVIFHENVSDEKSWKAEAEIDMELFHQNHLIVKVPPYQNQAITSAVCVGIYVVTNAGRSHDVQPFTYTPDPAKHDVPVKKEMPSPVKTCTFDEQIKVLDGALMPSMLPLVKREDVTPMEVTSNLQSSRVFKTGDLCPAQQNPDMTAGHLNKNRPFSSNLTQPAGDPDKGQAPVFTNTEPLGTIQKQDIAATSSFSVPADSLLQQGSQQFLLEPREGLGQERPGGGTGGVGRLCGEPTPQQQQLPLFPPDEVAQLEEAVRQLKAKGFCSLPLQSDNSMTKQQQQHIQHQQQIQKQQIQQQQQQHIQQQQQQHIQQQQLQQQQQQQQVLENLQQQLFQSQIQMQCGMFQDASQGKNAEQQGSSQGVVPNQGSLFQQAQQQQQQQQQQQQQQQQAALFQQANDLLSIQTNFLQQTPSHPSPPMFHNPSSLAETQDPQGALFQKTSQEQVQAALFQNTMTVLQSPEQQPSTPGLFLPQTSLPTQLTTSSSQQQQQQQQQQQLAFLSALQSPAPEPQSVFQAQTQLSPIQQRSPMEQQQPSQPQPHTQPTQQASLFQNISPHPSANTLSPGQQQQQQAGLLFCNNTLATQDQASSLLFSSQGQIPPLTSSSLVSQEPQNPSLLFSQASMVAVNQQDRSEPMALGNPTDPRQQVMFQEQQPMQLGSSSNNQQEPPVGLFMPQSNMASLQGGLAQELAQSAMFASQNGVANLQTTTSSPVQQPGTLFQTAVSGSINQPSQPQQPGLFLFGIQNGCGQLMNTPGNTLSDQIIAISQSGQNQRESDAHIQSLLSQSLSQSVTVQNSMSASQNMEKIDDLLVSLQESGSSLTRSY from the exons ATGAGTCAAAAGAGCGGCGGAGAGGCGGGGCCTCCCCCTTCAGCTTCCCTAGCATCAG ATGCCATGTCCTCTTCTATGACCATGGAAGGCCCCCGCAGTGCTTTTTCCacctcttccagctccaccatgCATTCCGGTTGTTCAACCAGTGACCAGAACCCAGTTCACAGCAACAATGTTGACCTAGAGGACACCAGGAGTAGCAGAGTGGTACCGGAGGTTGTCGGAACAGAAAGTGGAAATGGTAATGGCAGCAGTGGTGGCACCTGCAGGGTAAGCGGTGAGctaggaggaggaagaagtgtAACATCCCAGGAGGCCCAGCCACATCACCAGATGACCCCATCTAAGCGCCGGACTATACTGAACATTTCTCCACCTCCACAAGACTTGTTCGATGATAGCCGTATGTCCTGCCAAGATGAAGCCTCCCTGGACTCAGAGCAGAGTAACAGCATATGGATGGATGACTCTCTCTCCAACTTTAGTATCATGAGCACTGTTTCTTACAACGACAACACAGAGGTACCTCGAAAGTCCCGCAAACGTACCCCTCGTCAGAGGCCTGGTCCTAAGTCTGTGCCTGCGGGGGAAGCCAGTATGGACGTTTTTGATGCAGACAGTGCCAAAGGCCCACACTTTGTCCTCTCACAGCTAGGCCCTGACAGCAAGATGGGACCAAAAGGAAG CTCTGATGATCCTCAGACAGCTAATCAGAAAGGAGGAACTCTTTCCATGCAATATCCACAGAAGAGTGAGGGGAAGGATCTGAAGATCCTTGTCCAGCCTGAGACTCAGCACCGAGCCCGCTATctgactgaaggcagcagggGGTCAGTGAAGGACCGCACTCAGCAAGGCTTCCCTACTGTAAAG CTGGAGGGGGTGAACGAGCCAGTGGTTTTGCAAATATTTGTGGGAAACGATACTGGCCGTGTGAAGCCTCATGGATTTTACCAAGCTTGCAGGGTGACTGGCCGCAACACCACAGCCTGCAAGGAAGTGGACATTGACGGGACAACTGTCATTGAGGTGTCCCTTGACCCAAGCACCAACATGACACTGGC GGTGGACTGCGTTGGGATCTTGAAGCTCCGTAATACTGATGTCGAGGCTCGTATTGGTGTTGCTGGTTCCAAGAAAAAGAGCACACGTGCTCGGCTGGTGTTTCGGGTCAACATCCCCCGTTCAGATGGATCAGTGCTCACACTACAGACTCCCTCATCTCCAATCCTGTGTA CCCAACCTGCAGGAGTGCCTGAAATCCTGAAGAAATCACTACACAGTTGTTCAGCGAGGGGTGGAGAAGAAGTCTTCATCATTGGCAAAAACTTTCTTAAAGACACCAAAGTCATATTTCATGAGAATGTTTCTG ATGAGAAATCGTGGAAGGCAGAGGCTGAAATTGACATGGAGCTGTTTCACCAG AATCACCTGATAGTGAAGGTTCCTCCATACCAGAATCAAGCCATcacctctgcagtgtgtgtgggaatcTATGTGGTGACGAATGCTGGGAGATCCCATGATGTTCAGCCTTTTACCTACACTCCAGATCCAG CAAAACACGATGTTCCTGTGAAGAAAGAGATGCCTTCTCCCGTGAAGACTTGTACTTTTGATGAACAAATTAAAG TTCTAGATGGTGCCTTGATGCCCTCTATGTTGCCTTTAGTGAAGAGAGAAGATGTCACTCCTATGGAGGTGACCAGCAACCTCCAATCTTCTAGAGTATTTAAG ACTGGTGACCTGTGTCCAGCCCAGCAGAACCCAGACATGACTGCAGGGCacctaaataaaaacagaccaTTCTCCAGCAACCTGACTCAGCCTGCAGGCGACCCTGACAAAGGCCAGGCCCCTGTTTTCACCAACACTGAGCCCTTAGGCACCATCCAGAAGCAGGACATTGCTGCCACCAGCTCATTCTCTGTACCTGCAGACTCCCTGCTTCAGCAAGGCTCACAGCAGTTCCTCCTGGAGCCCAGAGAAGGCCTCGGGCAGGAGAGGCCAGGTGGCGGCACTGGAGGTGTGGGGAGGCTGTGCGGAGAACCTAcgccccagcagcagcagctgccactGTTCCCTCCAGATGAAGTGGCCCAGCTGGAGGAGGCAGTGAGACAACTTAAAGCCAAAGGGTTCTGTAGCTTACCACTTCAGTCCGACAACTCCAtgaccaaacagcagcagcaacacatccAGCACCAACAACAGATccaaaaacagcaaattcagcaacaacaacagcaacatatacagcaacaacaacagcaacatatacagcaacaacagcttcaacagcagcaacagcagcagcaggttttggagaatttacagcagcagctgtttcagtCACAGATTCAGATGCAGTGTGGCATGTTTCAGGATGCCTCCCAGGGCAAGAACGCTGAACAGCAAGGCTCGTCACAAGGAGTGGTGCCAAACCAGGGATCTCTTTTCCAGcaggctcagcagcagcagcaacagcagcagcaacaacagcagcagcagcaacaagcaGCTCTCTTTCAACAGGCAAATGACCTACTTTCTATTCAGACAAACTTCCTCCAGCAGACACCCTCTCACCCTTCACCACCCATGTTCCACAACCCCAGCTCTTTGGCTGAAACACAAGATCCACAGGGGGCTCTGTTTCAGAAAACGTCTCAGGAGCAGGTCCAGGCGGCTCTCTTCCAAAACACCATGACAGTGCTACAGTCTCCAGAGCAGCAACCCTCAACCCCTGGACTTTTCCTCCCTCAGACCTCCCTGCCCACTCAGCTTACAACCAGCAGTtctcagcaacagcaacaacagcagcagcaacagcagctggcCTTCCTCAGTGCACTACAGTCCCCTGCCCCTGAACCACAATCAGTATTTCAGGCTCAGACCCAGCTGTCCCCAATCCAGCAGAGAAGCCccatggagcagcagcagccttccCAGCCTCAGCCCCACACACAGCCAACCCAGCAGGCTTCCTTGTTTCAGAACATCTCCCCACATccatctgcaaacacactgtctccaggccagcagcagcaacagcaggctGGCCTGCTGTTTTGCAACAACACCCTGGCTACACAAGACCAGGCCTCCAGTCTCCTGTTTAGCAGCCAGGGCCAGATCCCTCCTTTGACCAGCAGCAGTCTAGTTTCTCAAGAGCCTCAAAacccctctctgcttttttcccAAGCCAGCATGGTGGCAGTAAACCAGCAGGATCGCTCGGAGCCCATGGCCTTAGGGAACCCCACCGATCCACGACAGCAAGTTATGTTTCAGGAGCAGCAGCCTATGCAGCTGGGCAGTAGCTCAAACAACCAGCAGGAGCCACCCGTGGGCCTCTTCATGCCTCAGTCCAACATGGCCTCTCTGCAGGGGGGGCTGGCTCAAGAACTTGCACAGTCAGCCATGTTTGCCTCACAGAACGGCGTAGCAAACCTCCAGACGACCACCTCCTCCCCTGTTCAACAGCCAGGAACTCTCTTTCAGACTGCTGTGAGTGGGAGCATCAATCAGCCCAGCCAGCCTCAACAACCTGGCCTGTTCCTTTTTGGGATACAGAACG GATGTGGCCAGTTGATGAACACTCCAGGAAACACACTGTCGGATCAGATAATAGCCATCAGCCAGTCTGGCCAGAACCAAAGAGAGAGTGACGCACACATCCAGTCACTGCTCAGCCAATCCCTGTCTCAGTCTGTGACCGTGCAGAACAGCATGTCTGCCTCGCAGAACATGGAGAAGATTGATGATCTGCTGGTCAGCCTGCAGGAGTCTGGTAGTAGCTTAACTCGTTCATACTAG